The Danio aesculapii chromosome 7, fDanAes4.1, whole genome shotgun sequence DNA window ACAATTTAGgcaaaactttacaataaggtcttATAATTAAGATTATTTAATACATGAGCTAATATTAATAAgagctgtaataaatgtattgcttattgttaatattttataacattagTAAAAATGTTCAGCTAAGTTCCATATATTAAATTGTTAGCTAACTTCTATTaagtaattaacatttaaaaatgcatcatattgcatttaaaaatcagatattttttttttttatgttttacactATTAAAATTTTTACTATTACAAACTATTACAATATAAATTTTTACATAtagttattttgttgttgtttttttaacaaaaaaggaaaaaataaaagggaaaaaataaatagataaagttaataatagtaatttagtAATAAATGTGTACAGAAAATGTACTTACGACCAACAGAAATCACTCATTCAACAATCACAAGCAAATGTTCAGATATGTTGTCAGTGTTGAAATAAAATGTGTACAGTTAAACAGTATAAGATAATAATagttcaaaacaaataaattaaattattaagaaAGAAATTAAAAGGAAAAGGAAGGAGAGTGCATCTATTAAATGGGAGGCAAGATGTTAAGAGACTTAAAGTAAATGATAAAACCTTGCTACCTTTTAAAGAAGCTATTGTATTTTTAGTGTTGAATTTAATGTTAGCTAATATTAGTATTGGAAGTATTTTTTCATACTAATTGatgttaatgtttaaaaaatagaaaCTTAATGTAAAGTGGAATTATTAATGACAAATGATCAAAGCAGCGAACAGTTCTtgttgtttcaaacatttttaaaaaggggtTATCTTGTTCTTAtagttttttcaaaaaaaaaattctaatataacTGCAACAGATTTTTCGATACAAGAATTTGACATATTACAGCACTATGGTGCTGTATGTGATTGTAAAACCTAAATGCATGCAGTGGAGTTCAAAATTCTGTGACTTTTATGTAAAGgttatttattacacattttttgtgACAAATCTGAATAATAATTTGagtaaaattatgaaaaaaggAGAAAAGTACAGTTTTCTGAATGCCCATGTTTGTACCTCTTGATGATCGTGTTCTTCAGCATGATGATCCAAGAAGTATCATACTTACTTGGAAACATGGATAGATCAATAGAACAGAAAATgcttaatgttttaattatttatttatttttaataaaactgtacacttacagctgtaattaaatgattattaaacccGTCATGGGATGAACACCCAATAACgtgttattttgcttttttttaaagataaaaataatagatCAGGGTTATTAAGATGTAAGACCGATTGTACTAGCAAGCTTTACAATTAAGGAAAaactaatatttgttttattactaatattacattattaaaagcagacattgtatttttaatattgaatTTAATGTTGGCCAATTTTAGTATTAGAAGTATTTTTCATACAAACTGGAAACTTGTTGTGAAGTGAAATTATTAATATGACATGTGCAGTGTTTGTACCTTCTGATGATCATGATCTTCAGAATGATCCAATATGGATTATGCTTCAATAGAAACCAGGACGGTTCATACATGTTAATATTGTTGCTTTTTGAAAACTAAATAGCGTTTTGTGTGTAGGTGGAGACTTCTCAGGAGGCGAACACACAAGCACTGAAGGAGCTGAGTGCAAAGCTGCAGAGGGAATATGAGGAACAGCTGCAGGAACAGCAGAGGAAGTACAGAGAGGAGATCGAGGCTCTGCAGGTACACATATAACCAAACTTCACATGCTCTCACAATCTTCAGACAGAAACAACAGTGTATGCTCAGTTGACACTTTCATTAGCAGTAGCACCAATATAGTAGTTTATGTGACTTAAAGTTTGTCACTGTACAGatacattgtacaaaaaaaataaataaatacttttgtatTACTATTCGCAAGCAGAGTTGGTAGATTCAGTCCTGTTTTAGATTAGATTGCCACCTAGTGGTAATAGTGAGTATTTCATAGCAGAAAATATCTTTTAATTACCAGagttcatattttgtgattcgaAGGTGTTTTCTGCTTGTTTAggctgtgaattgcattatggcagttttatttctgctctgtcaacttttgatgttaaaaatttaaCTGCATTTGtaacagagtgacttttatttattttttatttatattttatataaataattttttttatttatattttatttatattagtttgagacaagatatttttaagaaataatatatggagaattaagtttgtaaaataacagaaaataaactCGCAGCTTATTTctaggtttttgtaccataaattGAACTTTTCAACACCAAAAGCTTTTGGAGAAAATATCAAGGTTGCATAATGcaattttaaaagcataaataagtgaggaaaaaaacatgaatgacaaaatacagaaaacagtcagtttacagatatttttttacagtgtgggaactGACTGGTCAATGGGAACAGGCACAAGAATGACTAGTTTTGAGTGTAAACCTGTTTGTCCTGTCTACAGGCACAGCTTGACGACTATATAAAAAGGCTTGAGGAGGCCGAGAAAAATGCTCAGATTGCTGAGGCAAAGATTGCTGAAAGAGACCAAAGAATTACAGAAGTGGAGAGGCTGCTGAACTGTATGGCTCAGGTAAATATTATCAGATAGTTCAGCCTTATGCTTTTTACACCTGAAGGaaacattttatacattattttatctttataacAGGAGAAGGGTGACCTGATAAAAAGGCTTTGTGATTGTGAGCAACGCTTGCGTGGTTTGGACGAAACTGACTATGCAGACAAAGCTGCGGCCAAACAGTAAGTAACATCTAATTTATCTTCTGAAAATATTTTCACCTGAAAATATGGATTGTCTTATTCAGGATGGTTTAAGTAGACAgtctatatatctttatataattAATGTTTTGATTAATAACGTATcacaacatcttttttttttcatttgataaagaAGCAATGCTTTTCACAAATCCTCAGTAGCTGATTTGTTAGGATTGAACAATATTTGGCCGAGGTTCAACTATTTGAACTTGAATTTGAGGTAGAAATATTGAAAACAAATCCCTTTTAAAGTCGTTTAAATTAAGTACTTAGCAAGACGTGTTACCAGTCAAACATTAGATTGTGTATATTTACTTACGGAGGGAGTCACATTGActcaatgggtagcacgatcgactggtcgaaggtcgctggttcaaagcctcagctgggtcagttgtcatttctgtgggaagtttgcatgttctccctgtgttggcgtgggtttcctcctggtgctccggtttcccccacagtccaaacacatgcgtcataggtgaattgggtaagctaaattgtccgtagtgtatgagtgtgtatggatgtttcccagtgatgggttgcagctggaatggcatccgctgtgtgaagcatatgctggataagttggcggttcattctgctgtggcgacctctgattaataaagggactaagccaaaaagaaaattaatgaatgaatgaatatttacattcgggaatttacataatatttttatagaacatgatatttacttaatatcTTAATTATTTATGGCATAAAACTCCATAAATATTGACCcatacaaaatatttttagccattggcaaaaaatactgtaatagtaCTGGTTTTGTGATCCAAGGTTCAAGATCCAAAGAGATTTGTTAGCAAATTCATTCATACTACATTAGCCAAtgataatatatacagtacaaaattttaattaatgataGTAAATGTTGAATCTAACGGTAAATATTGTTTAACTAAAGTTAACGAATAAAGTTTGTACAGTGTTACctgaatattttaatatctttCAAAAATACTGTCCTTATGTTGTCAGTTTCGAGATTCAGTGTGaaaatttggttttgttttagctGCAGTTAATAACAATTACTTAAAGAATCTGTGCAATTATTGTTATACATTCTTCATTTCCAATAATTCTGATGGTATTATGGATTTAGAGCTTTATTGCATGCTATATCGCTCATAAGCAGCATGTTTCATCCCAGGTCCGAGCAACTGAAAGGAGAAGCAGCAGAATTGAGAGAAAGAATAAAGCACCTCAACGACATGGTGTTCTCTCAGCAGAGGAAGGTCAAGGCCATGATAGAAGAGGTGCTGATCTACAGAAGCTGTTTGAGCTGTAAAAGTGCCCCTattgtgctttttaaatgttacCTTTTATGcagtgtgtaatgtagctgtttgtAAATATGAAGGGTTTGTGTAAAAGATTTAAAGACGTACAAcaactaaatgtattttaaagaaaCAACTAATTCAccaggcgacgtggtggcgcagtgggtagcctcacagcaagaaggttgctggttcgagcctcggctgggtcagttggcatttctgtgtggagtttgcatgttcccctcgtgttcgcgtgggtttcctccgtgggctccggtttcccccacaagtccaaacacatgtcgtataggtgaattgggtgtgttaaaattgatcgtagtgtatgtgtgtgaatgagtgtgtatggatgtttcccagtgatgggttgcggctggaagggcatctgctgcgtaaaaacatatgctggttaagttggtggttcattacgctgtggcgaccccagtttaataaagggaccaagccgaaaagaaaatgaatgaatgaatgaatgaactaattcaCCAGCAGCAGTTTTCACTTCCATAATTGATCTAAGTAGATTCTGAACAatcatacaattttatatttggatttcacatatataaaatctctgtgagtgtacacagccatttttgcaatattttgaaatgttgcatatacactcaccggccactttattaggtacacctgtccaactgctcattacagcaaatttctaatcagccaatcacatgacagcaactcaatgcaattaGACATGCAAACATGtacaagatgatctgctgcagtttaaaccgagcatcagaatgggttagaaaggtgatttaagtgactttgaacgtggcatggttgttggtgccagacgggctggtctgagtatttaagaaactgctgatccactgggtttttcatgcacaaccatctctagggtttttaagaagaatggccagactggttccagctgatagaaaggcaacagtaactcaaataaccatcattacaaccgaggtctgcagaagagcatctctgaacacacaacacatccaaccttgaggtgcatgggctacagcagcagaagatcacatcgggtgccactcctgtcagctaagaacaggaaactgaggctacaattcacacaggctcaccaaaactggacaacagaagattggagaaacattgcctggtctgatgagtctcgatttctgctgtgacattctgaTGGTAGAGTCAGATTTTGgtgtcaacatgaaagcatggatccatcctgccttgtatcaacagttcaggctgctggtggtgtaatggtgtgggggttattttcttggcacactgtgGGCCTATTagaaccaactgagcattgtgtcaatgccacaacctattggtattgttgctgatcatgtccatccctttatgaccacagtgtacgcatcctctgatggctacttccaacaggataatgcgccatgtcataaagcgtgaatcatctcagactggtttcttgaacatgacaatgagttcactgtactcaaatggcctccacagtcaccagctctcaatccaacaGGGCACCTTTGGTTTGTGGTgcaacaggagattcacatcatggatgtgcagccgacaaatctgcagcaactgcgtgatgctatcatgtcaatatggaccaaaatctctgaggattattTCCAGTTCATTGTTAAATCTATgtcaaggcagttctgaaggcaaaatggtgTCCAACACtggactagtaaggtgtacctaataaagtgtatgttCAAAACATGTGCTCAATAGAAACATGTGGTTGGTTACTATTATCTGCAATCAACAATGAAAAACCTGCTAAACTCTTGAATGCTCGACATTGAAGTTTGAGTCCAGCTAGTTCTTCCAGTGTTTCCTTATCAGAATTGACATGGTTCAATTGACATTATCATCACTGTGCTGGTTTAGAGAGAACAAATTGCCAAACATAAAATATGAGaatacttgataaataaaattatataaaatgtatgagTAACATTATAGGGGCACTTATATTTTTCATTCATGATACGTTTGTAATTTATtggtttaattttaaaacaacaacaattctgCAGGTTGAAACATTGAGAGCCAAAGTTGCACAGAAGGATATGTTCATCACTGAGCTGCTGGACAGGATTGCTATTGTAGAGTGTGAGGTAAGTCCAACATTCTCCATGTAGGAGGACgtgatttttttcccttttgttttgattttcttttttgcaaGCTTCTAGCCTTACACCAATCCAGAAAGGCACAGATTGGTTGGAATAAGCATACTCAATGCACTTATTCGACAACCCATTGCTATTCTGTCAGCTGGACTTTGGTTGTCATTCAAATTTCTCATACATCTATATCTAAATCGGTCCTTGTCCAGTGTCCTCTTTATATATCTGTGATATGAATTCTCTTTCTAGTTTCCCTGTTCTGACGCTGTCCTTTGCTTTGCTTCCTTTCCTAGAATAATGAGTTAGAAGACAAGTTGAAGTATTTTATGTCTATACAGAAAGCATCTGAGATTAAAGTGTCCACCAGGGACATTGGAGTTGGCTGTGACCTGCCTGTTAGGTAATGAGCACAAGATCACCTTGCCATTGAAATTTAAAACCTCTTTCGAGGCCCTTTCTTTACACGCATTCATTTTCTGTGTTCGCAGATCTGAAGAACCGCCATATGTTGCTCCATTCCAACCCAACCATGTCTCATCAGCTCCAAGATCCTCTAGCAGACTGAGCAATAGTTTACTTAAATACACTCCCGGTCAGTACAGCACGATGCTGCGGTCCACTGTAGTACATACACAAGAAACTATGACCAATACCACACAAACTACACCTCCATCTTCACTTCACGGTCAGTCCAGGCATGAAGGCAGTGAATCTGAATCTCCAGCGGCCTCAGAAGTGTCTTCTTGCATCAGCCCCAGAGCGAGAACCAGCCCATCGCAGGTCTACACTCCTTTCATGAGGCTGATGGAGATGAGTGCTAAGATGaacattgaatgaatgaatgtctactAAAAAGGCAGTGGCAGAAGCTAATGGAACATGAAgtatttgtgttttgttactgTTGGTGTAACACTACAGCATATGTAAATAACCTACTGATCTGTGAATAACTTATTTTAGTAGAATATACTGATGCACTCtattttgctttgtttacaaaaaaaaaactagtgaTTTTATGTGACAGCCCTCTATATTTTACtgttatctatttatatttacgTTTTCTGAGCCCATTTTTGCCTAGATTGTTTCCTAAAGTGTATTACCcagatattattttgttatataataatattcagtGGGCTCTTTATATGAGGTTTAATTTTTAGCAAAAGGATTGATGGTATGAACTGCGATCAAAGCTCTAGTTTGTTTTTTCAGTTAAGCACTTTTCCTGCTAGAGCAGCTGATGTGCAGCCTCCAgcttatttacctttttattgttgtttttttatcatttgatgACACATTCATAATGCTATTCTATAAAACATCGGTTATGGATCCATATTGTTCTGGACCACAGTACATTACCAAGACATGAAAACTGCAGAGAGGAAAAAGGGCTCTGTTCACAGCGTTGATGTGTTAATGCACTTCCTGAAGACTCACTTCAGTTGCCAAATTCATGATTTATGATGACTGCAGATGAAGGTTTATAAAGTACATTTGAGTCTTTACTGGtaataaaaaacactaaaatatatttggtattAAATGTTTTTCACCCACAGAGCACTATATTTAGACATAACTGGGTAtattgttcaataaataaaatgtccaaACCTACTTTTAAGTCTATTttctttacttacttttttaaacgTTTACTGAGGCAACTGGGgtgtgacgcagtgggtagcacacacagcaagacggttgctgattcgagccccgtCTGGGTcaattgccatttctgtgtggaatttgcatgttctccccgtgttggcaagagtttgctctgggtgctttggtttcccccacagtccagacatgtgctataggtgaattgaataaactaaattggccgttgtgtgtgtgtgtgcgtgtgtgtgtgtgtgtgtgtgtgtgtgtgtgtgtgtgtgtgtgaatgcaagagtgtatggatgtttcccggtgattggttgcgactggaagggcatacgctgcataaaacatatgctggataagttggcggttcattccgctgtggggaccccagattaataaagagactaagctgaaagaaaattaatgaatgaatactgagGCAACTGATCTGTGAAAATTTCAACTGCTCTGTactaacatataaataaatctaatctaatcgatgcatgtactgtatttacattttactgaatatttcagtttaataaacttttttatgGATATTCCCCAGCTTTTCAGATGGGGAATAATTAGGGTAACAGGACTGAGTGACAGATAGGGAACATgactaaaatgtgttttttatctaaggaattatatgtttttttcccagtactgggttgcagcatggaagggcatccgctgtgccaaacatatgcttgataagttggtggttcatttcgctgtggcgaccctggatgaataaagggactaagccgaaggaaaatgaatgaattatacgtTTTTCAATAAATGTATTTGAGGCAAAGGTGAGATTTGGAGTTCCACaacaatgcaaaagaaaataaaaatacatatttgaatgattttacaTTGAAATGCAGTGCTATAGAGACTtgggacaaacaaacaaaaagccattttcagtgatttaggTAGTTTTTATCAATCCTTTAATTTAAATTTGCAGTTTAAACAGTATAAAAGACACTTtgcataataataacatgtatgtttgagttacttttgatatttatacatattaaGTCCTGGGGACAGAAAAGGCACCCATTTGGTAAATGGCTCAAATACATACAATTTCACTGCTGATGATAACAACTTTAACCCACATAAACTGGTTCTTAACTTAACCATACTCCATACACCATCTCAAATGCTTTGCAGTACACAAACATATGTATACATGTTGTATCTAACAATTAATCCAATTTGTTGATGTGTATACTGTACATCAATACAATCTCTTGATCAGCTGAGCATTCTTTTGTTACAGGCTTTACTGAttgaaactgaaaacaaaaagatTGAGCAGCACAATGTGCACAAATGTTTTCATATAATGCCACCTAAAGAATCTAAGAACATCTTTCCACTATAAAGAACCTTTTGAGGAATGAAAAGTTTAATAACTGTTGTTACAAACAGAATGTAAGCGTGTCATTTTTAACAAGCTAAAGAGTATATGTTATCAATGAAAATTATACAGTAACAACTTAAGTTAAATTCCTGTTTGTCCCCGTGGGTTTCGTccaggggctccggtttccccacaagtccaaagacgtagGTGAATTAGAtgtataggctaaattgtctgtagtgtatgtgtgaatgggtgtgtgtggatgtttcccagtgatgggttgcggctggaagggcatccgctgcgtaaaacatggataagttggcggttcattccgctgtggtgacccgggattaagggactaagccgaaaagaaaatgaatgaatgaataaatgaacttccTGTTTGCAGCAGCATGAGCTGTTTTTGTACAGCTAAAAATAATCACATTAATATGATTGCTCGCTTTAATATTGAACTGCGGCATGAAAGGAGACGACTAAGTTAATTTGTCATAAATTACTGACATTAAAAATGAATGTCTTTCATGTGAAACAGTGGAACAAAAGCTTGTAATATTCTGCTATTGTTAGCTATGATTCAAGTCAGTCAgctttttatttcagctatttaAGAGTCTGTGTTTATCACTGACTGGAAGAGTCCACAAGCACCGCCCGTAGAAACCATTCAGGGTTGCCATGGAAACATAACAATCCCAAGTAGCTCCGGGCTAGCGTGTTGAAGGTGAGTTAATGAAATTATTATCCATTCACGTCATTGTTgtgtttggtgaaaaaaaaactggtttCAAAGTTGTTACGTTATCTTCTTTTTGGAGGTCAAGAGATCAGACGTGTGGGAAAATAACTAACAAACAACTATACAATTTAGGCTTCTTGCTGCTAAGTATTGTCCTGGTGTTACACACAGACCCGTAGTCAGGAGGGTTCaccccctcactgacaaaggtccagaatttgtcccgaACACGAGCACATTTGTCCTATTTTAACTGCTATGCCATAATACATAGTGACAATAACCTAtcaaagaaggctttaagaccaataAAAAGGTTTGAAGCGTCAAAAGTTAATTTTGATACTAACTTAATTAGGCTATTGTTGTCatacattagtttttttatttgacttatttaaaagATAAGAAATATCATGATAAAAATAGTATAACAGCTCGAAAATTCGTGaaactctacattattattattttattattcaaattgccaaattctgactgaaggGGGTTTAATGTGCTGCCTAGGTAATATGCCACAGTATGCCACATTGGCCGACAATAggcaacagtttttattttaaaactttaacagattcctcttttttagtacatcaaaaattgtggttatgatgaccatctgacaagcagaaaatggtgcttaaaatgtcattaaaatgcagtatttaaacctcatatttaaatttaaaaaatcaggCGAATGACTGTAAAAAGGTctgcattttgagaaaaaaaagaacccCCTTTTTCACCAGGTTGTCGTCAGGCCTGTTTATTTTTGAAGCATTAATAAACGTAACAGTGGAGATGTGGTTTCTCGATTTATCACTTTGAGACCATTTGCAGTCTATACGTTGATGTGTTTTTGTTCACTAGGCTATAATCTTTTGGCACAATTGTGTTAGTAGCTAGCTTGTATCAAACACAAAAGTTCTGTTACCTTCTTTCTTTTACATTTCTTAAGGTATTACTGCTactgtttaaatgtgttttagcTCTGTTTTATATGACAGTTGACATTTATATTTAGgtataaatttgatttaataatatatttcagtCTTAATAGATAGTTCACATAGAGGTAAacattctttcatcatttattcacacttCATATGTTCCAAACCCGTATACATTTCTTCTGTTCAACTGAAACAAAGATAACTAAAGATTGTTACATTCAAGTCTAAGGGTACAGTATCAGCCGTCTAACTTATCAGCACTCTTCCAGTTCAACAGAAGGAAGTAAAGTAATGAGTAatatgtaaatgatgacagaatttttcattTATGGATGAATTATCAATTTAATATTCTTGCTTTTTTCCCCTccagaaaaacaacacacaatgGCTGtgaatgtcaaaacagttttgaAGATCCCAGAGCTGTcagaccacagcagctgtgaagATGATGATGAGAATCATTTCACAGATCTGCAGCAGCCTGATGATAATCTAACAGAGTCTGATAAGCTGTTAAATAACCTTGCTGGCAGTGCTGAAGTTATAACAGAGCAGGAGAAAATCAAGAAAAATGAACAAGTGGCAAGACAAACTACTGTGTTGAATGCTACTACAGAAATTAAGGtatatttgtacagtatacaTGCACATCAAACGTACAATATAATTatgcaaccattttaatcatatGCAAATGTGTCTTTGGTgcattattgacattattattatttatttacttctcaGCTTCCGAGCCGAACTAACTGTATGATTGGCTCTGATGATGGACTTTACCTGTTTCTGGGTCACACTCATGGTATGTCGGTCATCAGTACATCCACCTTCACCTGTGTGAAAACATGGCAGGATGAACGAGTGGAGATCACCAGCATCTCTTGTGCCTCTCTTGGAAATGTCACACACCTCTTGGGCACAGTGGATGACATAGGTAATTTTCTTGAAAtattttgacacaatttacattgagATCTCTCCCCTTCCtattttgtgtatttaattatacatttgtctTATTAGGTATTGCACGGGTTTTTGTACATCACAAggagaatatttatttaataaaagtcatCAATGAAACTGTGAGTTCATAATATTGTTTAAGAGCTTGTTTTATgtattcttttgtatttttttttgtaacaaataGCATATTTCTTACAGGATGATATAAACCAAAGAAACATCTGTGCAAAATTTGAAGTATGTAGGAGTGGGGCATTTGGAGCTGCAGTCATGATGTGTAaatttcctattaaaatatgtacatacaatataaaaataacattactgATTCATTAATGCCATCATCATATATTGTCTTTGAAGCCAATGGATCTGTGTGGCTGGATCTCTATCGCTTCCCAAAAGAAATGTGGCTTAAAGAGCTTGAAGCCAAACAGGTAACTCTTTATAGTTTGAAtagccaaagtccctttaaggcaagtcatttcactcagtgaTCATCTTAGAAATACCTCTCAGGCATTATATTCAAGAattctgtctgaatggagaaacatcaaattctccaaaattgcttgccatgcttatgattgaatttcatattaggtaTCACTAATAAAATTCAACATTAACTGTCCCTTTAGTTTAATatctaaacgttcgaatcacacaaaatctgcagaaactaacctctggtccaagcccctcctccagagtatcgtcagtctatagcgatcaatgattggctcctataCTAGAAGGCTGCTTTTTACACCATATAGCAATCGAtgactggctcctgtactagaaggcaggctttattctccatattgacagttacacatttccctattcaaaaagatacgagtgacatgtcttgtgtattttatagtatttgttatagcctagtttattattcatagctgtATTATGTTGAAAACTTACATGGCAAAAAGATTTGTCTTcttttacttagagtttttgtcttgtttttagaccaaatgtcaaaaaattcttaaatcaataaacattttctagagaagacatcttgttttattttcagaactcatgagtcaaaattaagcgggattttccttaaaacaggctGAATAATCTgtcagtggggtaagtaaaataaacttgttttcagtttgaaataagattattttacataTACCCCATAGGCAGACtattaatacagttttttttttcttggaggCATAacttcagttgtttttgtttgttgttgtttttcttttagaaTTAATGTACTGAATAAAATTTTGGTATTATGTCTAAAAAAGTCAGTTATTGTTTGCTTAGTTGCTGTATCAAAATGATCACATTCAGCCCTGTTTCTTATGTAGGCCACACAATCCCCACGGGCCACTGAAGCCAAATTGTCTCCGGTAGTCTTACTCATGAAGATCAAACCTCCTGAAATCCCT harbors:
- the myzap gene encoding myocardial zonula adherens protein isoform X2; this translates as MLQNGMVGANSTTATTEIPDLNERRIRRLRLTLRPDDSPKTQNESVNSGEKVVNGTWKKKNGLMQRERPPGRESPQPEDKHPVTNGIGREQTAQHGPRVYGVVQSSGTNQQQEVMAREWSVNQLRDEMRYIREVRDSLEKVRERMYGQFGGMQQSMQKLTQELKAANSHKRYLESEVKTRRAAMESFDQMNNSLISANIDLQKTLLESCNNRVGNRDEMKTLRSSMEKTEEKLKETERQLAAAQAENRTLKHQVETSQEANTQALKELSAKLQREYEEQLQEQQRKYREEIEALQAQLDDYIKRLEEAEKNAQIAEAKIAERDQRITEVERLLNCMAQEKGDLIKRLCDCEQRLRGLDETDYADKAAAKQSEQLKGEAAELRERIKHLNDMVFSQQRKVKAMIEEVETLRAKVAQKDMFITELLDRIAIVECEKASEIKVSTRDIGVGCDLPVRSEEPPYVAPFQPNHVSSAPRSSSRLSNSLLKYTPGQYSTMLRSTVVHTQETMTNTTQTTPPSSLHGQSRHEGSESESPAASEVSSCISPRARTSPSQVYTPFMRLMEMSAKMNIE
- the myzap gene encoding myocardial zonula adherens protein isoform X1 — translated: MLQNGMVGANSTTATTEIPDLNERRIRRLRLTLRPDDSPKTQNESVNSGEKVVNGTWKKKNGLMQRERPPGRESPQPEDKHPVTNGIGREQTAQHGPRVYGVVQSSGTNQQQEVMAREWSVNQLRDEMRYIREVRDSLEKVRERMYGQFGGMQQSMQKLTQELKAANSHKRYLESEVKTRRAAMESFDQMNNSLISANIDLQKTLLESCNNRVGNRDEMKTLRSSMEKTEEKLKETERQLAAAQAENRTLKHQVETSQEANTQALKELSAKLQREYEEQLQEQQRKYREEIEALQAQLDDYIKRLEEAEKNAQIAEAKIAERDQRITEVERLLNCMAQEKGDLIKRLCDCEQRLRGLDETDYADKAAAKQSEQLKGEAAELRERIKHLNDMVFSQQRKVKAMIEEVETLRAKVAQKDMFITELLDRIAIVECENNELEDKLKYFMSIQKASEIKVSTRDIGVGCDLPVRSEEPPYVAPFQPNHVSSAPRSSSRLSNSLLKYTPGQYSTMLRSTVVHTQETMTNTTQTTPPSSLHGQSRHEGSESESPAASEVSSCISPRARTSPSQVYTPFMRLMEMSAKMNIE